GGTATCGGAAGAACCGCGCCGACTGGTTCCCGGAGGATTTGATCCAAAAGCACGGCCCCGGCGTCAAGGCCCCGGTGGTCTACTTCGCCGGCTGCACCGCCAGCTACGTCGAGAACGATATCGGCCAGGCCACGGTGCGCCTTCTGGACGAGGCGGGGGTGAACTTCACCTACCTGGGCCAGCGCGAGAGCTGCTGCGGCACGCCGATGCTCGTGGCCGGGAAGTGGGACGTCTTCGGCGAAACGGTGCGCAAGAACATCGAGGCGGTCCAGGCCGCGGGCGCCAAAACGGTGGTCACCTCCTGCCCGGCCTGCGACATGATGTGGCGCCACCACTACGCCGGCTGGGCCAAGGAGCTCGGCCTCGAATACGACATAAAAACCCGGCACTACTCGGAAATCATCGCGGAGAAGCTGGCCGCCGGGGAGTTCAAGTTCCCCGATAACGGCGGCAAGAAGGAACGGGTCACCTGGCACGACTCCTGCCACATCGGGCGCGTGTCCGGGGTGTACGAGGAGCCGCGGGCGATGATAAAGGCCGTTCCCGGCGTCGAGTTCGTCGAAATGGCGCACAACCGCGAGGAGGGACACTGCTGCGGCTCGGTGCTCACGCTCATCAAGGACCCGCCCGTGGCCGCCGACATCGGCGAGGGGCGCCTGGCCGAGGCCGTGGACGCCGGGGCCGAGAAGGTCCTGGCCCTCTGCCCCTGCTGCGAGTTCCAGCTCCGCGTCAGCCGGGACAAAAAGGACGTTAAGGTCCAGGTGCAGGACCTGGCGCGCTTCGCCGCCGGGAAGCTCGGCTACGACTTCCCCGACCCCGAGCCCGAGGTCCGGCGCCAGTGGGCCGTCTTCGAGAAGATGATCGCCCTCATGACGCCGGTGGGCTTCGCCGACCTCATGGACACCATGTGGCCGGAACTCTTAAAGGCCATGCCGCTGGGCATGGGCGCAATGATGCGGTTCATCGGGAAGCTGGGGCCGGTGGGCGGCGGGATGCTCTTTTTGATGCGGCCGCTCTTCCCGATTCTCTTCCCGATGCTGTTGCCGGGAATGATGCCCAAGGTCATGGCGACCATGCTGGAGCGCATCGGGGGGATTGTCCCCCTGCCAGACTACATGGCCGAGCAGATGCCGGAGCTGATGCCGGGGGTGATGGACCGGCTGCTGCCGCACATGGTCAAGGACCTGGTGCCGCACGCGGTGCTGAAGATGATTCATTTCTTGCGGACGCAGAAGAAGAAGGCGGCCGCGACGGCGGCGGGTTAGTCGCCGTCGGGGGTGGTGGTTATCGAGGACCAACGTAGGGGCCGACCTTTAGGTCGGCCCGAGGGCGACCGCAGAGGACTCGTCCTACGGGTCGCCCCTACGTCATCGCAACCAAGGGTGAGGGCTGCCGTGGCCCCCTCTCCCTTTTAGTGAGAGGGTGGGGGTGAGGGTCGGGGCAAATAATGAAAAAAACGGCGGGGTTAGGAAACCCCGCCCTACGGAATTGGATTGAATCGCACATCACCCTCGTAGGGGCCGACCTTTAGGTCGGCCCGCGGCGGCCCGCAGAGGACTCGTCCTACGGGGCCGCCCTACATCATCGCAACCGAGGGTGAGTGGTGAAGCGGGCAGGTGTGGACACCCGCCCCTACATCATCACAACCTCGTTTTGCCCCCCTCCCGAGCCCTCCCCCCAGAGGGCGGTGGGGATTGTGGTAGCCCTCACCCTAGCCCGTAGGCGCGCCTCTCCCCAGAGGGGAGAGGGGAAATGAGATTTCACCCGTAAAAAAAGGGACCGCGCGGGCGGTCCCCTTCTTCACGCGGATGAGAAATACCAGGCTCCGGGGCGGCTAGCTGCCCGCCGCCTTCTGCATCTCCTCCAGGGCCTTGAGCGTCTCGGGGTCCAGGCCCTCCATGCCGCTGGGCATCCCGCCGCCGCCCGGCTGCATCATCGCCGCGCCCATGAACATCATCATCAGGGCGTTGGCGTCAATCTTCGTCGGCTTGGCGGAGGTGAGCTGGCTCACGTAGCCCGACTGTCCGTAATCGGACAGGACCAGGGGCTCCTCCCCGTCCTTGGTGACGATCTTGACCAGGCCGAAGAAGGGCACCTCGGGGGAGAAGTAAATCTCCGCGGTCTCGCCCTCGTAGGTGACCAACACTTTGTCGCAGGCGTAGGTCTTGCCGGCGACCTCGGCGGTGACGCCCCTGACCAGCTCGAAGGTCGGCATCACGACTTCCTCGGCCGCCTTCTCGCCGCCGTAGGACTTCTCCATCTCCTGGGCCATCTCCATGCCGGCGGCGGCCTGATCGCCGATGAGCTTGGTGAAGCTGGGGATGTCTATCTCGAAGGCCTGGCCCTCGGCCTCCACGATGAGGCGCAGGACGGTCTGGTTGAACTCGTCGAGGCCCTTCTGGATGTCCTCATTCGTGGGCTGGCCCTTCGCTTCCACGCCCTGCGTGGCCATGGCGTCCGCCAGGAGGCCTTCCTCGGGAATCTTGGGGTCCTGGAGCCAATCCACGACATCTTTCCCGAACTGCACGTAGGCCTCTTTCTCGACCAGAACCTTTATGACGACCTTCTGGCCCTCGGCGGGCACGGCCACTTCGATCCAGTAGCCGGGGACGCCCCCGAACTCCTCCTCACCGACCAGGGCCAGGGTGACCTCGCCCACGTCTTTGCCCGTGTAGGTGACCCATTCGCCGAGCTCGGTGGTGAAGGTGGGGGGACCGACCGGGACGACATCGGCCTCGCCTCCCTCACCCTCCGCGGCCTTCTCCTCGCAGCCCACGAGGCCGAAGAGGAAAGCGAGGGCGATAAGGAGCATGAAAACCTTGGCGTGCTTCAACATGAACCTCCGTTTAAGCGTGAGAGTATCGCTTCGAGAAACGAGTATAGCGGCGCTCCGCGGGGGTGTCAACCTCACAGGAGGCGGTCCAGGACGAGCCGGACCTCCAGGACGCCGGAGTCCAGGCCCGAGTCCTGGCTGAGGGCGTAAACCACCTCGAGGCCGCCCACTCCCAGGTTGACGACGAGGCCGATCCCGTAGCCGAGGGCCCGCCTCCATATCGTCCGGGTCGTGAATGGCGCGGTGGAGATCGGTTGGTAGTAGGCGAAATCGCCGAAGGCGAACAGGCGCCCCGAATCCCCCAGCCGAAGGCGGTACTCGGCCGTGGCGAGGGCGTATGCGTCGGTGGGCATCTCGTGGGCGCGGTACCCGCGGGGCCGGGCCACGCCGCCCAGGTAGAAGCAGTCCAGGGATGCCGGCGGCCGGACGTCGGCGATTCCCCCCTCCGCCAGGAGCGCCAGGGTGTGGGGCTCGATGGGCGTCCAGTAGCCGTCTACGCCCAGGCGGGCCTGGAGCGGCGTCTCCCGCCGCGCATCGTAGCGCCGCTGGCCGGCTCCCAGCTTGCACCACAGGTCGAGGCCGTCGGTGGGGTCGCGCGGCCGGTCGGTGTAATCCAGAAGGGCCCCCAGCCCGGCGCCCATAAACGCGCTCGACCCCACGCCCTCCTGGGAGTCGGAAGAGAACCGGGCGGCGAGGGATATCTCGAGGTGGTCTCCCAGCGGCTGGCGCAACTCGGCCTCCCCCGAGTCGGAGCGGCGGTCGGAGCGCAGAAGGCCGGTGTAGGTGAGCCCCAGGGACGCCAGAGTGCCGAAGAGGAACCGCTTGGTGTATCCCGCCCGGTAGTCGGCGTTGTCGGCGGATGTCCGCCGGTACAGCCCGGCGAGGTCGTGCCCCCCGCCGCCGAGGTTGGCGAGCTTGAACTGGAGTTCCCCGAAGAGCCCGGTCCCGTCCCCCGTCTCGCCGAGGCCCAGGGCGCCGTCGAAATACACCGTCCGCGCCGGCTCGGCCTCGAGCCGCAGGGTCGTCCCGTCGAGAGTGAGAGCGACGCGGGCGTAGTAGCCCGTCCGCTCCATGCGTCGCCGGGCCGCCTCCAGGGCGTCGGGGGTCAGGGGGTCGCCCCGCGCCAGCCCCAGGGCGGCCAGGGCGGTGAGCCGCGCGTCATCGTCCAGGCCGACGACCTCGAGGGTGTCCACGCAGGTGAGGTCGCCTTCCGACAGCTCGAGGGTCAGGCTGAGCGACCCGTCGGGCGCGCGCCTCGGCTCGACCATCTCCATGCCGGCGTTCAGGTAGCCCGCCGAGGCGTATAGGTCGCCCACGGCCCGCATGAGGCCGTTTGGCCCGTCCCTGCGCCAGCCGGTGCGCGCCGCCGCCTCGACCAGCCGCGGCTCGACGGCCAAGGCTCCGTTCACCGTCAGAGCGCCCAGGGCGGCCCGCTCGCCCCGCTCCACGGCGACCCGCAGCCGGACGCCGCCCTCGCGCCGGATGAGCTCCGGGGTGAGCCGGGCGTCCAGGTAGCCCTCCGCGGCCAGGGAGGCCGCCGCCTCCTTGAGCGCCAGATCCGCCTGCTCCTCGTCGAACTCCTCCCCCACCCGGAGCGCGGCCAGCGCGGGCAGCTCCGCGCCGTCCCCTTCCAGGCCCACCAGGGGGACCGCTCCGGCCGAGACGGCCAGGACGATCATGAGCGATGCGGTGGTATATTTCACGGACGATTCCCCAGATTCAAGAAGGGGAACGGCCCACGGCGTTCCCCGTCAAACCGGTCCCCCGACGAAGGGATCAGTGCAGGCGACCCTGCCACGGATGGCCCTCGTTCCAGCCGGCGTAGGACTCGTAGTCCACGAAGTACACCTTGAGGTCGGCCTCCGACTCGTAGTCCACGTAGTAAATGACCACGTCGGCTTCGGACTCGTAATCCACGAAATACCACAGGGCGTCCTCGCCGTCGGCGTAGCTCTCGTAGTCCACCACGTAGACGTTCAAATCGGCGTAGCTCTCGTAGTCCACGATGTAGACGTTGAGGTCGGCCTCCGATTCGTAGTCGGCCACGTAGACGTTGCCCGCCGGGGCGGGGGCGAACATCGCCAGGGCCAGGACCGCCGGGAGCTTCTTCACCGCTCACCTCCCCGTCGTGCGTTGCGGACCCGCGGCACGTTCAAAGTATAGGCCGTTTCGGCGCCGATCTCAACGTTCACTCGGAGTAAGGCGCCAGCGACTCCTCGCCAAAGTCCTCGTTCCCCGGGGCATACCACCGCCCCCGCCATCCGTTCCCTTCTTTCTCGTACACGGAGACGCCGTAGGTGCCCTGGTTGAATCCGGCCACGAGCCAGTCTCCGACGGGAAGCGCGCCGCCGGGAATCTGCTCCTCCCCCACGGTCCAGCGCAGCACCACGGCGCCGTTCCAGGGCTTGGCCTGAAGGAAGCCCTGGTACTCCGCCCCGTCGGGGCCTTTCCCGGTCACCTCGAACGCCGCGTCCTCGGGCCACGCGCCCAGGGTCGGCGGTTCGCCGGAGACCTCGCCGATGAACGACGCCAGAGGCGAGCCGGCGCGCGAGATGCAGATGGCGGAAACAAAGCGGCTTCGAGGCGATAGACGCCGATGTCCAGCCCCCCGGGGCCGACCCGGGCCACGGCGAAGAGGCCTTGCCCGAAGGTCATCCCCACCCCCCGGGCGTCGTGCCCCCCGCCGGTCCAGACGAGCTCGAAGGCCGCGGGATTTTCCCCGCAGCGCGTGATGGTCACCTCGGTGGAGAAGGGTGCGCCGCCGGGAGGGGTAGAGAGCGAGGAGTAGGTCACGCAGGGAGGGAAATCGGTCGCGTCCCCGAGAGGCCCGGGGAGGGGCGACGGGCCGTCGTTCGACGGAGGCGTCCCGGTCTCGTCGGGGACCGGGGCCTCCTCCCCGCCGCAACCGGCCAGGAGGGCGGCGGCGATGAGGAGCGCGATCGTCGAGAGAACGGCGGTTTTTGGCATCGAGCGGCGCCCACGCGCGGTTCATCCGGGCCGTAGTGAAGGGTGATTATACCCGCAAGGGCCGCTCCGGGCAACGAGAGACCTCGGGGAAGGGGATACGGTGAGCGAACGCTCATTTATGGAAAGGGCGGCATACAGAGCTGCCGCCCTACGCCGTATCGTATTGGATGTAGGGCGGGGATTTCTATCCCCGCCGCTTTACCCCTCACCCCGGCCCTCCCCCCAGAGGGGGGAGGGGGTAAACAGCGGCCCCCGCCCCGGTCCCTACCGCCGGCCCACCGCTCCGGGCACGGTCTCGGCGAACCGCGGCAGGACCTGGCGCAGGACGTTCCCGGTGTAGGATTCCTCGATGAGGGCGACCTTCTCCGGCGTGCCCTGGGCGATCATCCGCCCGCCGTCGTCCCCGCCTTCGGGGCCCAGGTCCACGATGTAGTCCGCGTTCTTTATCACGTCCAGGTTGTGCTCGATGACGATGACCGTGTTGCCCATGTCCACGAAGGTCTGCAGCACGCCCAGGAGCTTGGCGATGTCGGCGAAGTGCAGGCCGGTGGTGGGCTCGTCGAGGATGTAGACGGTCTTGCCGGTGGAGCGCTTGGTGAGCTCGCGGGCCAGCTTGACGCGCTGGGCCTCGCCGCCGGAGAGGGTGGTCGCCGGCTGGCCGAGCTTGACGTAGTCCAGGCCCACGCTGGTGAGGGTCTCCAGCATCCGGGCTATCTGGGGGATGTTGCGGAAGAGCTCCAGCGCCTCGGAGACGTCCATCTCGAGCACGTCGGCGATGTTGTAGCCGCGGTAGCGCACGGAGAGGGTTTCCTTGTTGTAGCGCTTGCCGTGGCAGACGTCGCAGGTGACGTAGACGTCGGGCAAGAAGTGCATCTCGATTTTGATGAGCCCGTCGCCCTGGCAGGCCTCGCATCTCCCGCCGCGGACGTTGAAGCTGAAGCGCCCCGGCGTGTAGCCGCGGACCTTGGCCGCGGGGAGCTGGACGAAGAGCCTCCGGATGTGGTCGAAGACCTTGATGTAGGTGGCGGGGTTGGAGCGGGGGGTGCGGCCGATGGGGCTCTGGTCAATGTCTATGACCTTATCAACCTGCTTGAGGCCGGCTATCTTCTCGAAGGGGCCGCCGTGCAGCCGCGTCTGCCGCAGGCCCGTGGCCAGCGCGGGGAAGAGCGTCTCGTTCACCAGCGAGCTCTTCCCCGACCCGGAGACCCCGGTGACCGCCGTGAAGGTGCCCAACGGGATGCGCAGGTCCACGCCCTTCAGGTTGTGGTGGGTGCAGCCGTAGAGCTCGAGGAAGTGGCCGTTGCCCGGTCGGCGCCTCTCCGGGACGGCGATGGCGAGGTCTCCGGCGAGGTAGCGGCCGGTGAGCGAGCCCGGCTTCTTCTTTATCTCGTCGGGGGTCCCCTGGGCCACGATGTGGCCGCCCATGTGCCCCGCGCCGGGGCCGAAGTCCACTATCTGGTCCGCCGCCAGCATAGTCGCCTCGTCGTGCTCCACCACGATCACCGTGTTCCCCAGGTCTCGGAGGTCGGTGAGGGTCTTGATGAGCTTGACGTTGTCGCGGTGGTGCAGGCCGATGGAGGGCTCGTCCAGGATGTAGAGCACGCCGACCAGGCCGCAGCCTATCTGGCTGGCCAGGCGGATGCGCTGGGCCTCGCCGCCGGAGAGTGTCGGCGCCGAGCGGTTCAGCGACAGGTAGTAGAGCCCCACGTTGACCAGGAACCCCAGACGGGAGCGGACCTCCTTCAAGAGCTCCTGGGCTATCTTGCGCTCGGTGTCGGTGAGGGTGAGGTTGGCGAAGAACCTGACCAGCTCGCTGACGGGCAGCTCGCCCAGCTCGTGGATGTTGAGATCGTCGAGGGTCACGGCCAGGGTCTCGGGACGGAGCTTCTTGCCCTCGCAGACCTTGCAGGGCAGGCTGGTGAAGAAGCGGCTGTAGAACTGCCGGGCCGCGTCGGACTTCGTCTCCCGGTAAAGCCGGTGGAGGTTTTCGATGACCCCGGTGTAGGCGTGGGTGCTGGAACCGGAGCCGTGCTCGTACTCCCAGGTGAACTTTATCTCCTCGTCCTCGGAGCCCTCGAGGATGATCTGGTGGACCTCGAGCGGGAGCTCGGCCCAGGGGGTGTCCAGGCTGAAGTTGTAGTGGCCCGCCAGGCTCTCCAGGCGCGACAGCCGCCAGGTCTTCGTCTCGTCAATCTTGCCCCAGACGGCCACGGCGCCCTCGCGGATGGAAAGCGTGGGGTTGGGCACCACCAGGTCCGGGTCCACCTCCAGGGTGGAGCCCAGGCCGCCGCATGAGGGGCACATCCCCTGGGGGCTGTTGAAGGAGAACATCTGGGGGGAGAGCTCGGGGAATGATATGCCGCAGACGGCGCAGGCGTTGTGCTCCGAGAAAATGGCCCGGCCGCCGGCGTCGAAGTGGGGGACCTCGCCGTCAATCTCCTCGCCGGGGGCGCCCTCCCTCTCGGACAGACGGGCCAGCGCCTCGGCCACCGCGCCGGAGAGGCCGTCCGAGTCCTTGACCAGCACGATGGCTATCACGCCGTCCGCCAGGCGCAGGGCGGTTTCGATGGAGTCGGTGAGCCGGGCGCGGATGTTCTCGCTGGCGATGAGCCGGTCCACGATGACCTCGACGTCGTGGGGCCGCTTGCGGTCCAGACCGGCAATCCCGACCAGCTCCTCCATCCGAGCGTCTATGATCGCCCGGACGAACCCCTGCTGGCGCAGGCTTTCCAGGAGGTTCTTGAACTCGCCCTTCCGGTTGTTGACCACCGGGGCGTTGACCATGAAGCGGGTCCCGGAGGGGAGCTTCATCACCTCCTCGACTATCTGCTCGGCGGTCTGGGAGCCGATGGGCCGGCCGCAGCTCGGGCAGTGGGGCTTGCCCACCCGCGCGTAGAGGACGCGGAGGTAGTCGTAGATTTCGGTGATGGTGCCCACGGTGGAGCGGGGGTTGCGGCTGGCGGCCTTCTGCTGGATGCTGATGGCCGGCGAGAGGCCGGTTATCTGGTCCACCTTGGGCTTTTCCATCTGCCCCTGGTACTGGCGGGCGTAGCTGGAGAGGCTCTCGACGTAGCGCCGCTGGCCCTCGGCGTAGAGCGTGTCGAAGGCCAGGGAGCTCTTCCCGGAGCCGGAGACGCCGGTGAATACCACCAGGCGGCCCCGGGGGATGACGAGGTCTATGTTCTTGAGGTTGTGCTCGCGGGCCCCGCGGATGGTGATGTCTTCCATATTTTTTGTTGGGTGTGGTGGAGAGCCGATTCTAATCGTTCAATAATAAATGAAAAGGTCACCGGAGTCAAGGCTGGAGGGGGAAATTCCCCCCCGGAGGGTCGAACCCCCACGTGAAGTTGACGTGATGATTGAATACCCTTACGCGGGAAACTTCCCCGCGGTTCCTGAGCCCGACCGGCGTTCGCGACCGGCGGGGGCCCTTCGACGCGGACCGCGACCCGCCGGTCGTCCGGGTGACGGGGACTCTCTCGACCCGGCCTTGACCGTGGAACGGATGTTGCTATAATCTCGATTGAGGTTGTATCGGAAGAGATGCGTTTTCTCATTCCAGCGCTGGCGCTCTTTATCGTGACCGCGGCCTGCGCCGAGGAAGCGGTCCTGCGCCCCGGGGAGACGCTGGAGGCGCTGGCCGAGCGCGCGATGGGCCAGGCCGGACTCTGGCGCCTGCTCCTGGCGGTGAACGAGGACCTGGCCGGTCGCGACCCCCAGGTCGGCGAGCGGCTGACGCTCCCCGGTCCCGATGTGGGGTGGGCGGAGTTGGTGGCGGGCGACGGCAACGTCGTGGTCGGCCGGGAGCACGGCGGGTTCGAGCCGCTCCACTCCGACACCGCCGTGGCCCCCGGCGACACGGCGCGCACGGGGGAGCTCTCCACCGCGGAGCTCTCGGTGGGCGGCGCCCGGGTCATCCTGGCCCCCTTGACGGGACTGAGCCTCGAGGGATCCGTGCGGAGCGAGGGGGCGAGCTCGACCCTGCTGGAGCTCCTCTACGGTCGGGTGAGGGCGGTGCTGGACGTTATCCTGGGCGAAGGCGGGGAGTTCCGCATCGGCGGACCCACGGCGGTGGCCCTCGTCCGCGGAACGGATTTCGAGGTCGCTTCGCCCGACCCCGGCGTGACGCAGATAGCCGTTTTCCGCGGGCGGGTACTGGTAGAACCGCACCTCGTGGGTGAACCCGCCGGGGAGCCCTTCGGTGAACCGTTCGAGCTGGGTCCCGGCGAGGGCGCGGTCATCCGCGAACACAGCGTCGTCCGGTCGGTCCTCCCCGCCGAGCCCGTGTTGCTGCGGCCCGAGGACGGCGCGTCCCTGGTCTTCGCCGCCGACGCCCGGCGGGGCGTGGTGTTCGAGTGGGAGGCCCCCGCGGGGGCGACCCGCGTTCACGTCCAGCTCGCCTTTGATTCGGCCTGTACGCGACTCTACGAGGATCGCGAGCCGGCCGCCGGCGACGAGCTCCGCCTGGAGCTGGTTCCCGGCACGTACTACTGGCGCGCGGCCGCCCTGGACGACAACGCGCTCTCCGGCGCGTTCTCCCCGGCGCGCTCCTTCGAGGTGGTCGTGGACGACACGCCGCCGGACCTGGAGATAGAGGGCTGGCGGCTGGGCGGCGGCGGACGCACCCTCACCCTGTGGGGCCGGACTCTGGACGCGGCCAACCTCGTCGTCGGCGCCGGGCCGGTCCCCCTCTCCGGCGACGGCGGCTTCGAGGCCATCGTGCCCACGGGCGCCTACGACGGCTCGGTGCCCCTCGTCGTGCGCGACGCGGCGGGCAACTCCCGGGAGTACCGCCTCGTGTTCCACATCCCCGACCTGCCGGTGGGCCTGGTGGGGCCCACGGGCGGTACGGGATTGAGCACGCTCGCGTCCGCCCGCGGCCCGGAGCCCTGGTCCCTGCGCGTCGCCCTGGGGGCGGACTACTACGACCGGCTGGTCGGCTCCACCGTTCCGGAGTACACACCCCTCGAGCGCGTGGTCCAGCCCTGGCTGGCCGTCTCCCTCGGCCTCGGCGGCTGGGGGGAGCTCTCCCTCAAGGCGCCCTACGTCAACCAGATTTTTGCGGGAGGCGAGACCTTCGCCGGGATGGGCGACCTGGCGCTTGAGGGGAAGCTGGCTCCCCCCGCGCCCGGCGATTTCGCCTACGCCTTCTACGCGAGGCTCGCCCTCCCGACGGGACCGACCTACCCCGAACGGGACGATGTCGCCCGTTACCGTCCGCCGGTGGACCTGGGTCCCGGAACCCCCGACGGCCGCGCGGCCCTGGCCGCCGGTCTGGCCCTCCAGTACGACTTCCTCAAGGGCGGGGTTCTGGGCAATGTGGGCTACGACTTCGCGGCGGGGGGCGGCCTCGAGGGCGGCATCGGCTTCGTCTGGGCCGCCACGAGCTGGTTCACGCTCTCGGTGGAAAGCCAGTACGCTCTTTCGACGTACGAGGAGTTCTCCCTCATCCCCGGCTTCCATTTCCGCGTCGCCGACCTGGAGCTTTCCCTCACCCTGGGGGTGCCCCTCGGCGGTGACGGCGCCCTGGAAACCGGGCTGGCCGTCGTCCTGTTCGAGCTGTGACCGGGGCGGCTTAGAGATTGCCGTTGAATCCGGCTGTCGGGCGATCCCGCCAAAAGGCCGCTCGCGTGACGGTGGGCGGGTGAAGGGGGTCGGTTGATTCCCTTCGACACGCGACGGGAACGGGCATGCGGGATTCGGTTTTCTTGAAAGCGGCTCTCGGCGTCGCCCTGCCGGCGGCCTCCGCGGCGGCCGACATCCGGGCCTGGACCCCCGCCGACGGGGTGGTTCCCAACCCGGGCGGCGGCGAGGTCGTCATCCGCGAGGCCGAGCTTTCTTACCCCGACGGCGTGGGCGGCTGGTCGGCCCCCGAGCTGAACGTGTTCTACCAGATACGTTTCGGGGAAACCTGGAAGGTCACACTTTGGAAGGCGAAGGGCTCATGAAATACCTCCCCCTGTTTGTTGTTCTCCTTGCGTCCATGGCGTCGGCGGTGACCGTGGAGGAGCTGGCCGTCCAGCCCGACGGTCCCGACTGGGCGGCGCGGGTCGAGGGGATCGGCCTGACCGACCTCGTCGCCGGCCTGGGACGCATCGCCGACGACACCACCCTCTCCGCCGGCGAGAGGCTCGACCGCCTCAGCCGCTTCGCCGCCCTGGAAATCGGGGTGGACGCCCTCTTGCGGGTCACCGGCGACGGGCTTCCCGTCCTGGCGCTCGCCGA
Above is a window of bacterium DNA encoding:
- a CDS encoding BamA/TamA family outer membrane protein; its protein translation is MKYTTASLMIVLAVSAGAVPLVGLEGDGAELPALAALRVGEEFDEEQADLALKEAAASLAAEGYLDARLTPELIRREGGVRLRVAVERGERAALGALTVNGALAVEPRLVEAAARTGWRRDGPNGLMRAVGDLYASAGYLNAGMEMVEPRRAPDGSLSLTLELSEGDLTCVDTLEVVGLDDDARLTALAALGLARGDPLTPDALEAARRRMERTGYYARVALTLDGTTLRLEAEPARTVYFDGALGLGETGDGTGLFGELQFKLANLGGGGHDLAGLYRRTSADNADYRAGYTKRFLFGTLASLGLTYTGLLRSDRRSDSGEAELRQPLGDHLEISLAARFSSDSQEGVGSSAFMGAGLGALLDYTDRPRDPTDGLDLWCKLGAGQRRYDARRETPLQARLGVDGYWTPIEPHTLALLAEGGIADVRPPASLDCFYLGGVARPRGYRAHEMPTDAYALATAEYRLRLGDSGRLFAFGDFAYYQPISTAPFTTRTIWRRALGYGIGLVVNLGVGGLEVVYALSQDSGLDSGVLEVRLVLDRLL
- a CDS encoding DUF6150 family protein; translation: MKKLPAVLALAMFAPAPAGNVYVADYESEADLNVYIVDYESYADLNVYVVDYESYADGEDALWYFVDYESEADVVIYYVDYESEADLKVYFVDYESYAGWNEGHPWQGRLH
- the uvrA gene encoding excinuclease ABC subunit UvrA, with product MEDITIRGAREHNLKNIDLVIPRGRLVVFTGVSGSGKSSLAFDTLYAEGQRRYVESLSSYARQYQGQMEKPKVDQITGLSPAISIQQKAASRNPRSTVGTITEIYDYLRVLYARVGKPHCPSCGRPIGSQTAEQIVEEVMKLPSGTRFMVNAPVVNNRKGEFKNLLESLRQQGFVRAIIDARMEELVGIAGLDRKRPHDVEVIVDRLIASENIRARLTDSIETALRLADGVIAIVLVKDSDGLSGAVAEALARLSEREGAPGEEIDGEVPHFDAGGRAIFSEHNACAVCGISFPELSPQMFSFNSPQGMCPSCGGLGSTLEVDPDLVVPNPTLSIREGAVAVWGKIDETKTWRLSRLESLAGHYNFSLDTPWAELPLEVHQIILEGSEDEEIKFTWEYEHGSGSSTHAYTGVIENLHRLYRETKSDAARQFYSRFFTSLPCKVCEGKKLRPETLAVTLDDLNIHELGELPVSELVRFFANLTLTDTERKIAQELLKEVRSRLGFLVNVGLYYLSLNRSAPTLSGGEAQRIRLASQIGCGLVGVLYILDEPSIGLHHRDNVKLIKTLTDLRDLGNTVIVVEHDEATMLAADQIVDFGPGAGHMGGHIVAQGTPDEIKKKPGSLTGRYLAGDLAIAVPERRRPGNGHFLELYGCTHHNLKGVDLRIPLGTFTAVTGVSGSGKSSLVNETLFPALATGLRQTRLHGGPFEKIAGLKQVDKVIDIDQSPIGRTPRSNPATYIKVFDHIRRLFVQLPAAKVRGYTPGRFSFNVRGGRCEACQGDGLIKIEMHFLPDVYVTCDVCHGKRYNKETLSVRYRGYNIADVLEMDVSEALELFRNIPQIARMLETLTSVGLDYVKLGQPATTLSGGEAQRVKLARELTKRSTGKTVYILDEPTTGLHFADIAKLLGVLQTFVDMGNTVIVIEHNLDVIKNADYIVDLGPEGGDDGGRMIAQGTPEKVALIEESYTGNVLRQVLPRFAETVPGAVGRR
- a CDS encoding FecR family protein is translated as MRFLIPALALFIVTAACAEEAVLRPGETLEALAERAMGQAGLWRLLLAVNEDLAGRDPQVGERLTLPGPDVGWAELVAGDGNVVVGREHGGFEPLHSDTAVAPGDTARTGELSTAELSVGGARVILAPLTGLSLEGSVRSEGASSTLLELLYGRVRAVLDVILGEGGEFRIGGPTAVALVRGTDFEVASPDPGVTQIAVFRGRVLVEPHLVGEPAGEPFGEPFELGPGEGAVIREHSVVRSVLPAEPVLLRPEDGASLVFAADARRGVVFEWEAPAGATRVHVQLAFDSACTRLYEDREPAAGDELRLELVPGTYYWRAAALDDNALSGAFSPARSFEVVVDDTPPDLEIEGWRLGGGGRTLTLWGRTLDAANLVVGAGPVPLSGDGGFEAIVPTGAYDGSVPLVVRDAAGNSREYRLVFHIPDLPVGLVGPTGGTGLSTLASARGPEPWSLRVALGADYYDRLVGSTVPEYTPLERVVQPWLAVSLGLGGWGELSLKAPYVNQIFAGGETFAGMGDLALEGKLAPPAPGDFAYAFYARLALPTGPTYPERDDVARYRPPVDLGPGTPDGRAALAAGLALQYDFLKGGVLGNVGYDFAAGGGLEGGIGFVWAATSWFTLSVESQYALSTYEEFSLIPGFHFRVADLELSLTLGVPLGGDGALETGLAVVLFEL